The Vanrija pseudolonga chromosome 1, complete sequence genomic sequence gtggaggcggaggacgttgccgctgccgctgccgttgccgttgccgcctcgccccggTCGTTTGGCGCCGTCACTACGCCCCCGAGCGCACGGCGCAGGAGCctgcagccgcagccgcgcgaTAGCGAGTACTCCCTCGCCCACATTGAGCCCATCGCGTTTCCTGTCCCCACCGTCATGAGCGCGTACGGCCGCCAGCCCACGAGCCCGGGATACCCCAcccgcctgccgcccgcgccgtaCACCGCACCCTCGAGCCCGGGATACTCTCGCCGTgagccgctcgcgccggcaCCCATGCCCCCCAGCCCGGGCTACTCAAGGCGCGAGCCGCTCGCTCCTGCGCCTATGCCCCCAAGTCCCCAGCGAGCAATGTACCCTCCGCCAGCACAGTGAGTTGCCCTCCTAGTCTCAGTTCTCAGCGGGGCTCGCTAACGCTCGCCCTTCCCCAGAATAACCACCCAgcccacggccacggcccgGATGGACGTCCGCACATCGCAgcactcggcgtcgggcagGCTCAACGCCCGGGTCGACACTCCGGCGGGGCAGGTCAAGGTCCGCGGCTGCTTCTGTTGTCTCCGCTAGGAGGGAGGGTCTGATCTAGGTCTGTAGGGTTCATGCCATGTACAATGTATACAGCGACTGTGTcgcggggtggggtgggggtagTGAGACGTGACAGCGAGgtggcgaggccggcgagacGATCCGCGAGCCACGTAAGAAAACGCCTCGAAGACGTCGAGAGGGGGCAAGTGGCCTCCTGTGCTGGCCGAGCTGTGCCGCTTGATGGCAACAGCTTTCTCGCGCTCCCACCTatgcctcgtcctcgacctcgtcggcgtcgtcaccctcctcgccgccctcctcatcctcctcctcgtcaccctcgccctcctcaccctcctcgccgtcgtcgccctcatcTCCATCCCCAGCCATGCTGACGtccccctcgccgtccgcggcACTCTTACGCCGGCCCTTGCCGCGTCCGGGACCGGggggcttggccttggccgccttggtCGCGGCGAGGTTCTGCCTGTATGCTGGGGGGGGTCAGCCACACACTACAACGCGCCCACAACGCTCTCCCTACCCACCCTGAAGctcctgctcgagcagcgggaCAAGCGCGTCCGCCGGGCCAAAGTCCAGCTCGGTGATGGCCTTGAGCACGTCCGACGCCGTGACCGACTTGCCCGACCGCGAGAGGGCCTGGTCGTGCGCGCTGGGGAGTCAGCAGGTGGCTCAccgtccgacgacgacacatACGTCGCGGCTGCATTGTCAGCGGGGTCCAGAACACAAACGAGCCAACTCACTCAGGTACGAGATGAacagcgtcgacgagcgcatcAGCGCGTGCACGACGTCCTGCTGCATCTTGACATTGTCTGGGATCTGCGCGGTGCGTGTGAGCaaacgcggcgcggcgcgggtcaCGCGGCGCAGCTGGTGGACTCCGGACTCCGACCTCCAGCTGTgcgcacacccacacacgACTCACCGAGCCCTTGGCCAGCTTGGTCAAGCTCGTCTTGGGCAGCTCGAGGTCCGCGATCGTGGTGGCGAactggcgctgctgcgcgccggcagGCGAAGGCGGCGCGTCCGGTGCGCTgggtgcgccggcgcgcgcgggcggttGGGGCGCTTTTGGTGCCATTGTggttggggtggtggtggggaggtggtggggagAGAGAGTGACAACGAGTTGTTGTGTTCGCGTtcgtgctgcggcggcgtaatttcggacgcggcgcgtcgcgtggtgacgggtggtggtggtgtatGGTGGGAAGTCACTCCGCCGCCCAGTCTGCCCTCCCTTTCTGCTTCCTCGCTGTAGCCTCCCAACCGCACCACATGCACACCCTCGCTGACATCGCCGCCTGCTCTGCACGCACTGCGCGCACACGGATGGACGTAATAATGCATATGAATTAGACTCTGCCGccgtccgcgtcctcggcctcctcctcctcgtctaCACTTCCCTCCTCCGGCTCCGCCTCTGCCACCACCTCATGGGATAATGATCAGATACAGGATCCTGCAGGTCAGCAAGCACGAGCGCCAAACTGCGCCAAACTGCGCTAACTCGACTTACACAAACGCGTTCACGACGATCAGCGGCACTGCGCGTAGTGTCAGTGGAGCCCGTAACGAACAAgtccacgcccactcacaccgcATCAAGGTTCGCACCGCGCTGATCAAGTTCACAACCTTAGCCTTGAGGCTCACGCCTTCGGGGCTATCAAAGCCCTGGTTGCCGCCGTATGCGTCGGGCGTGGCGCCGAAGCCCGAGTTGGCCGTTGCTGGGGCCTTGGCGGACCATCCGACTGTgggccgagcgcgcgagcggagcgagtaCGCGAGGGAGCAAGGATGTAAGCACAGGCGAGACACCAATAAAACAAGGTAATCGTCGACCGTAGAGCAGGTCGAGAGTGTGATGGCGGTGGCGATCAGCAGACAGACGAAGAGACATCAGAGAAAGTCGCAAGAAAGACAACGTCAGCTCGTTCGTTCCCCGCCCCACACCAACGCGCTACCCACTCTTCGCCAAAAAGCGCTCCTCGTTCAAAATCGCAATCGCGTTggtgagcagcagcgccgcgtaGAAGACGttgccgaggaagccgaacatggtggtgggtggggaggggtggtGAAGAGGAAGGCTGAGGGCGGGAGACGCGGGGGTCTTGCAGTCGAATGTAGCGCTGCCGGTGGTAGGCttctcgcgctgctcgtgtagtggccgcgctggcggtgctgTGAGTTGTTGTGGAGAGTGGACGAATGCAACGAATCTATCCAACAAAGTCTGACGAGTGCGCGCTCAACATCGTGCTGGACGACACGCGATCGACGTCAGGTAAACGTGGCGAACACGTGACACGGCTCGAACTGACTGAATCGCCATCTGCAACCGCGCTCCTCTCTCCGCATTCATACACTTTGTTCATGCTTCAATGTGGTACATAATaccagctgcgcgcgcgcgtcgcacacacgcgctcgcggcgcagccaGTTCCTTGAATTCTAAGTGGCGGTCGTGCCGGCCCGACAGATTATGCTGGGTGGGATACCCGCGATGCTAGAGGGTGCAGGGGGGTGCAGGCGGTGTTTTGGCTGGCTGCTTAACCGAGGACCTTGCGGAGGGCCTCCTTCTGCGGGGCGGTGAGGGTGCGCGGGAAGACGACGTTCCACTTGACGATAAGGTCGCCCTTGCGCTTGACGCTCGCCGCCTTGGAAACGGGCATGCCCTCGCCCGTCACGCGCGTCTCGTATCCGGGCGAGATGAtctcgccggccggcagcgACACGTTTATCCTGCGCccgtcgagcgtctcgacctccttggtGATTGatccgccgccgtcggggccgagcagcgcctgcGAGAGGGTAATGTTGAGCTTGACgatgatgtcgtcgtcgacgcgctcgaaCCGCGGGTGGGgcttctcctcgacgacaaagGTCACGGTCTGCGCCTGGccgtactcgtcctcgttgcCTGCAGACGCAAACTTGATCTTGGTGCCCTTCTTCCATCCAGGCTTGTAGGCGACCTCGAGAATCTTCTCTTCGGTCGAGCCGGAACGCAGGTGGCGCGTGATCTTGAGGCGCTTGGTGCCGCCCTTGtacagctcctcgagcgagagggcgaggggctTGACAACCTCTccggggggaggagggggcttCTCAggctcggcagcgccgaATCCGCCAGGcatgccgcccatgccgcccatgccACCCATaccgccgcccatgccggGGaatccaccgccgccaccgccgaaCGACGAGTAGCCACCTCCGCCGGGGaagccgccaccaccgcgcgacgagcgcatACGGggtccaccgccgccgccgccgaacgaGGCGTActcgtctccgccgccgccgccgcccatggACGAGAAGAATGCGCTGGAAATGTCAGTATATTTGCTCTCGTTGCCTGCCACACACTCCGACTCACTTGAAAATGTCATTGGGGTCCGTGGCGTGGTACgagaagccgccgccgccaccgccggcgcctggGAATCCGCCCGCGCCAAAGCCGCTACCGTTGGGGGCTCCGCCGCCCTTgaggccgtcctcgccaaACTGGTCGTAGACGGACTTCTTGTTGGGGTCCGAGAGAACCTCGTAGGCCTCGCCGATCTGGGCATGTCAGTGTCGTGTTCGTCGCTCGGTGTGCCGAAGGCGGTTGTGGGCGCCAAGTAGCGAGCGGTCCGAGCCCCAGCCGGTCGTCCGACCCCGAGCCGAGGTCTACGCTGCCAGCCGAGAGCAACCTTCACCGTCCTCCGGTAACTCGTCCCATTTCCAACGAACCTTTTTGAATTtctcctcggcagccgcgcgcTTGTCGCCGGGGTTCTTGTCCGGGTGCCACTTGAGCGACTCCTTGCGGTACGCTTTTTTgatgtcggcctcggaggcGTCCTTGGATAGTCCCAGGACCTGTGGATGTCAGTGTGGGTACTGGGTGTCGACGGATGCGCAGGCCTCTTCTCACCTTGTAGTACTCGGTATTGTTGACCATGGTTTGATGTCAATTAATGTGATGAGGGGTTGGTGCTGGTGCGTGACTGCGCAGCAGGTGGTGATGTGGTGGTGATGGATGGGGGTGTGTTgcaagagagagagagagagagaagtGCGAGATGGTAGGATCTGTGTGTGTGCAGAAGAGTAGTCGCGATGGAGGGTGAtgaggggagggaggtgggtgtCGACGGGGTTGCTGGAGGTGATCCGCTTCCCTCCGTGCCGTGTGAGAGACGGCTCTGGTCGCAATCCCGTTCAGTGACGACAACCTTCGCGCACTTGCCAGTGTGTGCTGGAAAGAACCTAACGAATGTTCCTGACGACGGAATCAACTTCCTAATGCCCTTCTTGTTGAATACGGGCCAACTGAAACCCCGTCCTAATCCATACTCACTCAGGGAAGACGGTGCCTTGTGCGCGTCTGTGCATGACGTCGTGGGCAAGTGCAGGCAGGTAGGCAGACGAGCAGAAGGACGTAGAAGTGCATGGTGATGAACGCGTCGCCAACCTACAACGAGCGAGAGTGATCATGGCAGACGACTGCAAGGTGGGAGCTAGGCTAGCTTGACCCTTGGGAGATGGAAGATGACCAACTCCACGTGTATGCCCACCATGATCTAGTGGCTCGGCGGTTCCCTATCTGACACGGAATGCACTTGCGTTCCAGCTGTCTTCCTCGGTCGGTGGTCACCCGCGACCAGAACGCGTCTTCGCTGCGCACGGTCCACTCCGATGAACGAGGGCACACCGAGCCATCAGCAGCTCCATGCTGCTTGCACTCACCGGCCATGGGTGAATACACTGTACTAGGCCCGTGCACGGGCCCCGGTGAATGACAGCAGAGAAAGTGGCAGTTCAAGGGGAACGGGGGGAAATGTAGCTGATGATCGATGAGGTGCTgatcggcgacgagggcgtcctcgacggcgtggagcTCGCGTCAGCTGGCCTCGAGCActtcttctctctctctgtcaCCCTCGTCTAACCGCTCACCCCTCCAGCCGAGAACAACACCcgcaccctcctcctcgcgctgaGGCCGtgcagcgccgaggacgcagTGGACCAGTTCGACGCGCAAGGCATCCGCGAGATGGgccgcgacgtgctcgccctcgcgacGCATAACCTCGCGCAGGCGAACATCCGTTTCGCGACCAGCGCGCACATGATCCGCTTCGGGGCAGCCGAGGTCGGCTTCTCGTCTTTCCCCGCGCACCCGTGgcccggcgagctcgacgacgtgcagtcgcgcgcgtgggacctcctcgctgtcgtctcCAACTCAGGCCTGACGGTCGACCTGGACTCGCTGCGCGAGATCACgaccgtgctcggcgcgaaTGGCGGGCTGGTCGCTGTCATACAGGATACCGGCACCACTACGTACTACAGCGCGTAGGagatcgccgccgcgctcgacatcctcgtcgcctgcaaggaggagctggatCCAGCGTTCGAGTTCGGAAGTTCAAGGGGCGGCATCATACAGGGCTCCATCCGGAATGTCTTCGCgaacgcgctcgccgacctccaggccaacgccccgcccgccgctcgcacCGTGCTCGCCCCCCGCTGGGCCTACCACTACATGTACCGCAGCTTCAAGGCGTCTATGACCCCTGAAAATGACTGGCCGAGCTACTTTCCACCTCCTATGACTCCTGATATCTTAATGCTAACGCCATAGCGAGCGTCTGAAGACATCGGTGACAtggacgatgacgagggcggcaacgacacgatcgccgccgccgagggcgccgacaaCGCCTAAACCGACACAAGACCACATCGCAGCAACGACCGACATTCATCCCACCCCCATTCCTATTACGCGTGCATACAGGCCACTATGAATGAATAAATGGTACAAGGCCACCACGAATGCTGGCAGCCACAGTGGCAGGCGGCGAATTTGCTTCCGCGCCACACTCGTCCCCCTCTCATGTGAGGTTGATGTCGTTGAGGGCTACTGCATTAGCGCTTGACCCAAgtccgcgacgaccgcctAACTTACCGACAGAGACTGTCGCACGATGATGGCCTTCATATCCCCTAACCGTCTCGCCCTGGGCAGCGCGTCAGCAACCATTTCCCCCACGAGACCACCCCAACTCACCGTGGCCAAGTCCCAGAGTCTCGCCGCGTGGTCAGAGCTCGCAGTGACAAGATACGCCGAGTCTGCGCTGAACGCCGCGTCCCACACCCAGCGCTGGTGGCCCTCGAGCGTCCGCTCAAGCGTGTACTCGTAGTCCTTTGTGCTCCATAGCTTGACGGTTGTGTCGGCGCTGcaggtggcgaggtggcgcgtATCCGGCGACAGGAGACAGCGCGTGACGTACTTGTTGTGCGCAACAAAGCTCGTCACCGGCACGAGGTTGGTGctgtccgcgccgccctggaTACGCCAGACGAACACGGTGCCCAGGTTGTTGCCGGCCACGAGCGTCCCGCCGTCCGACGCAATCGACACGCTGCGAATCggcacgtcctcggccggcacgagctcgtgcgtACACGTGTTCTCGCCCAGGTCCCAGATCTTGACGCTGCCCAGCTGGTCGCAGCTGATCAGCTCGCCCTGGTTCGGGTGGATGACCACGTCGTTGACCATCGTCCCCTCGTGCTTGTACGTGCGCTGCACCTGGCCTGTTCTGCGGGCACTGTCAGCAGGCGGGCCTGTTGGCTCCCACACGCCCGACCCACCTCGTGTCCCACACCTTGACTGTCCCGTCCTCGCTGCCAGTCACAATCCACTTTCCGGCTGCAGAGTACTGTAGCGCCGTGACGTTGGCCGTGTGGCCTTCGAGCTGCATGATTGGCGAGTTGGAGAGCGACGGGATGTCCCATATCCTGGGGCTGTCAGCATGCCGTTCTGTCCCCAGACACAACTGCTACACACCTAACGCTCGCGTTGCCCGCGGCAGCGAGGTACGTCTTATCCGGGCTAATCGCGAGCCGATTGACCTGCTTCTGTGGGTCCGTCAGCCGCTGGCCGCTTACTGTGCAACACCATACGCACCCATTGCGGCGGCATCGTGATCTGGCGGTAACAGATACCGCTCCATGCCTCCCAGAAGCGGATCGTGTGGTCGTCTGGTGGCGGGTCAGCACGCCGCACCCCAACAAGCCGGGCACACAACAACTCACACCCTGCAGTACACAGCACGACGCTCatctcggcggcctgctgtGATGGCGAGTCGGACGCATATTGTGTCGCCTGggctggtggcgccgcctgctgcgtcgcggcgggcatgGTGTTCGGAGCGGACGATGTGAGCCTGGTTGGAACAAGTCTGTTGGGGAGCAGTGAGTCGCTCGAGATTGTTCTGACGTTGAtggtcggcggtggtggcggcgtcatGGCGGGAGTATATTGTGGGTAGGCCGTTGGTGGCACGAAGCAACAAGTTGAGCGAGACAAGAATACCTTCAACAACGCCCATGCATATGTTTCTGCCTTATCTATGCACTCGACAAGCTCTGGCCATACCACTCAGTGGCAAATCAGCGCCGACTTGCACAGACTGCACCCCCATCGGGTATCAGGCGACGCACAATGAGAAGGGCGCGCCGCCTTGTGTTTTGCCATTGTCTCGATTGGCGTGGCCTGGCGCCGTAGTGCAGCGCCGTGTAGTTAGTACCTGCAGCCTGACGCATGGTGAGCAGGGCTTGCACGCATGGACCGTTCTCTGCGCCCCGATACGTAGAGATCTACAAGCTCGCGTGATCACAATCCCTCAACGGGCCCAACACGACTCTACGCGATAAAGACACTCCCCCACAGTCCTAAGAAAAGTGCATGCTATACCTAGATACAACACACAGGGTGGCGTCAAACGCGACACGCTTAGTCGAAGAGACCGAAgcccatgtcgtcgtcggactcctccttctcctcctccttggcggcggcgggggcagcctcggcggcgccaccagcagcggcggcagcgggggcggcggcaacggcgaaGGCCTCGGGGTTGGCAAGGTACTCTTTGATCTGTAATTGTCAGCCTGGCCCTCGATTTGGAGatgaggaagaagagggATAGGTAGCGTCGATTTCAGAATGAACATATCTGCCTGCCGCCTGCGGTGAAGCCGGGCAATGCAATAAGTAATCTCCAGTAGAATAAGAAAGATTCACATCACAAGAAGAGGGGGAAGGGCACACAACAAGAGTACTCACCTTGGCCGACTCCTCGAACTCGTAGTCGGTGGCGAtcgagatggcgaggaggttcTTGTACGAGTTGACAAGCGAGTGGGCGACCGAGGCAATGGTGGGGAAGCCAatggcgagcgagagggCGGCAACGGTCTTGATACCCGACGAGAACTGGTCAATGAGGGTCGACTCCTCAATGTCAAGGACCGAGGGGGGGAAGACGGTGCCGTTGTCGTAGACCTGAACAACGCTCATGCCGTAGGTGAAGGGCGAGATGTTGAGCATGTTAAGGAGGGTAGCCTCCGAAGAGCCGACCTTGGTGCCGTTGGTAACGACCTGGACGTCGTTGACAATCTCAATGGTACCACGGGCAATCTTGGTGGGGATACCGAGAGCCTGGAAGAACGAGGTCTTTCCGGGCTCCATGCCGGTGTTACCAGCAGGGACGAAGACGTCGGTGGTGGCAATGGCACCGGCacgagcgggggcggcgacctTGTTCGAGACAATGGTCTCACGGACGTCCTTGAGGTCACCCTTGGTGAAGACGAAGCCGATGTTGCCCTTGACGAAGGGGAGGATCTTCTCGTACTGGGGGAACTCCGAAAGGATGGTGCGGAGGGCACGGCGGACCATGGTGTTCTTGCCCATGAGGACGACCGACTCGCCGCGGAGCGACTGACGGATACCGTGGCACTGCTGCGACGAGACGTTGTCGATGTTGACAATGAAGAGCGAGGCTGGGGGTGATGTTAGGACatggtctcgtcgtcgtcgtcgatgcagTAGCACTCACGGAACTCCTCAATGAGAGCACGGAGCTTCACGAAGTAAGCCTCCTTCTGAGCACGAGTGGCACCCATTGTGAAAAGTTTttggggttggtggtggggggttgTTGAAGAGGGTCGTAGAGTGTCTCCCAAGTGATCTCGCTGTTGAGATCAGAAGGCTGTTTAAAGACTGGGTTGAGGAGCAACaaggcgatggcgacgacgagaaaAGAGGTCGCGagggcgcgagcgagcgagcagccagcagcaggccagcACCCAGCACCCAGGCCACTCTCACTGCACGGACCCGAAAATCGAGTTTCAGGCACGACCAGGATTGTCCACGTGGCGGAAATTGTTTGAATCGCCGAGGTGGCATTCTGACTCCGTCGTGATTTCAGCAAGGTGACTACTACGGAGTTGGTGGTAGGCTCGTCGCGACTGATCGGGGCGAGACGACCACCACACTTCGACACAGACGACCTCATCGCACCTAACAAACTCAACGCCGATACAATAACACACGGCCGGCATCTCACGGCCACACCCAGGACTCGCAGCCGCCGACCCACACTTCCCCAGCCATAGCGTCACGACAGCACTCGTGAGGCGGGAGCGGGCGCGATGCTCGTGCCTCTCGTCCTCAGAAACATTGTGCTTCCTTACCTGAGGAGcacgccagcggcagcggcagcagcagcgacacaGGCCTTCTCCACGACAAGTACAAGTCGACGAGCGGCTGAAgctgtcgccgcgctcggcgagcagctcgatgACCCCTTCAGGCAGGCAAGGCCGTGGACATCGTCGCAGTCGCTGCGGCACGACCGGCTGCTGGACCATGACCCACCGCGGCTGAAGCGGGGTTCATTGAACCCCGTAAAGCGGGAGGGAACGCCCGTACGGCTACCCCGAGCCGAGGACCGGAAGCCGGCTGAGCGTGAGTCGGCTTGTCGCCTGCCTCGTTGTTACGACCAACTGACAGCGCCGATAGCAATACCCCAACGATCAGAGCTACAGCAGGCGGCTCCGGCAACAGACCCCAAGGCGTCAGTCTTCGACCGCTCGCGGCCCCCGCCCATAGTCGACGTCCCGCCCGGCGtggcccagctcctcgaggccaggCTGTACCGCATGGCCGTGTTCCAGGTCCTCGGCTCGCCCGAGCTAGTGTCCGATACCGAGCTAGTGGAccacgtcgcgcgcaagCTGGAGAAGAACGGCGCAGGGAAGCTCGCGCGTCGCCTGCGGCGGagtgtcgagctcgcggccgaggcgccgccaGGCCAAGGCGACAAGGTCCGCCTGTGGTCCGACCCGCGACCaaccgacgccgcccgccggccgccagACTTCTGGCGCGTGGACCGCACCGTCCCGCGCCATGACGGCGCGTACCCCGGCaacacgcccgccgagcggcgcACGCACCACTTCAACCAGCAGCTCACGCGGCTGCTGACGCTGCGCCATACGCTGCCGTACGAGCTGCACCTTGGCCCGgacccgcgcgcgccggcgcccaagctgcg encodes the following:
- the DNAJB4 gene encoding DnaJ subfamily B member 4, with protein sequence MVNNTEYYKVLGLSKDASEADIKKAYRKESLKWHPDKNPGDKRAAAEEKFKKIGEAYEVLSDPNKKSVYDQFGEDGLKGGGAPNGSGFGAGGFPGAGGGGGGFSYHATDPNDIFNAFFSSMGGGGGGDEYASFGGGGGGPRMRSSRGGGGFPGGGGYSSFGGGGGGFPGMGGGMGGMGGMGGMPGGFGAAEPEKPPPPPGEVVKPLALSLEELYKGGTKRLKITRHLRSGSTEEKILEVAYKPGWKKGTKIKFASAGNEDEYGQAQTVTFVVEEKPHPRFERVDDDIIVKLNITLSQALLGPDGGGSITKEVETLDGRRINVSLPAGEIISPGYETRVTGEGMPVSKAASVKRKGDLIVKWNVVFPRTLTAPQKEALRKVLG
- the pop3 gene encoding Target of rapamycin complex subunit wat1, which translates into the protein MPAATQQAAPPAQATQYASDSPSQQAAEMSVVLCTAGYDHTIRFWEAWSGICYRQITMPPQWKQVNRLAISPDKTYLAAAGNASVRIWDIPSLSNSPIMQLEGHTANVTALQYSAAGKWIVTGSEDGTVKVWDTRTGQVQRTYKHEGTMVNDVVIHPNQGELISCDQLGSVKIWDLGENTCTHELVPAEDVPIRSVSIASDGGTLVAGNNLGTVFVWRIQGGADSTNLVPVTSFVAHNKYVTRCLLSPDTRHLATCSADTTVKLWSTKDYEYTLERTLEGHQRWVWDAAFSADSAYLVTASSDHAARLWDLATGETVRGYEGHHRATVSVALNDINLT
- the Pole3 gene encoding DNA polymerase epsilon subunit 3; its protein translation is MAPKAPQPPARAGAPSAPDAPPSPAGAQQRQFATTIADLELPKTSLTKLAKGSIPDNVKMQQDVVHALMRSSTLFISYLTATAHDQALSRSGKSVTASDVLKAITELDFGPADALVPLLEQELQAYRQNLAATKAAKAKPPGPGRGKGRRKSAADGEGDVSMAGDGDEGDDGEEGEEGEGDEEEDEEGGEEGDDADEVEDEA
- the rpp0 gene encoding 60S acidic ribosomal protein P0; this translates as MGATRAQKEAYFVKLRALIEEFPSLFIVNIDNVSSQQCHGIRQSLRGESVVLMGKNTMVRRALRTILSEFPQYEKILPFVKGNIGFVFTKGDLKDVRETIVSNKVAAPARAGAIATTDVFVPAGNTGMEPGKTSFFQALGIPTKIARGTIEIVNDVQVVTNGTKVGSSEATLLNMLNISPFTYGMSVVQVYDNGTVFPPSVLDIEESTLIDQFSSGIKTVAALSLAIGFPTIASVAHSLVNSYKNLLAISIATDYEFEESAKIKEYLANPEAFAVAAAPAAAAAGGAAEAAPAAAKEEEKEESDDDMGFGLFD
- the yos1 gene encoding Protein transport protein yos1, with translation MFGFLGNVFYAALLLTNAIAILNEERFLAKIGWSAKAPATANSGFGATPDAYGGNQGFDSPEGVSLKAKVVNLISAVRTLMRLPLIVVNAFVILYLIIIP